From Kineosporia succinea, the proteins below share one genomic window:
- a CDS encoding Gfo/Idh/MocA family protein, with amino-acid sequence MNQVIRVGIIGADTRASWAQLSHVPAVQALDGFELAAVATRHEDSARAAAEAFGAGRWYADPLALIHDENIDIVTVAVRVPAHRALVEAALKAGKAVYCEAPLGIDPAESRALSAAAGNLPTAIGLQGRLNPSARRAARMITEGALGRPLTARIVSTTSAWAPATLSAYRYFEEASSGASLLTITAGHTLDLMETVLGPVTEVQAHTPTLFPTVTAVDTSDPIEREVPDHADILGSAGNGVAFTASVLAGVAADDAEFDFVVRGTQGWLRLRGGTLFGVQGGDLTLTASVPFETPDSPAVPDSGPALNVAEVYTRLAADLRTGSRTAPGFALAARNSALIEAVAEAGRTGNRQIVPV; translated from the coding sequence ATGAACCAGGTCATCCGCGTGGGGATCATCGGAGCCGACACCCGGGCCAGCTGGGCGCAGCTGTCCCACGTGCCCGCCGTGCAGGCTCTCGACGGCTTCGAGCTGGCCGCCGTCGCCACCCGTCACGAGGACAGCGCCCGCGCCGCGGCCGAGGCGTTCGGGGCCGGGCGCTGGTACGCCGATCCCCTGGCCCTCATCCACGACGAGAACATCGACATCGTCACCGTCGCCGTACGGGTCCCCGCGCACCGCGCCCTCGTCGAGGCCGCCCTGAAGGCCGGCAAGGCCGTCTACTGCGAGGCCCCGCTCGGCATCGACCCGGCCGAGTCCCGGGCGCTCTCGGCGGCGGCCGGGAACCTGCCCACCGCCATCGGGCTGCAGGGCCGGCTCAACCCGTCCGCCCGCCGCGCCGCCCGGATGATCACCGAGGGCGCCCTCGGGCGTCCCCTGACCGCCCGGATCGTCTCGACCACCAGCGCCTGGGCACCCGCCACCCTCTCGGCCTACCGCTACTTCGAGGAAGCCTCCTCCGGCGCCAGCCTCCTGACCATCACCGCCGGGCACACCCTCGACCTGATGGAGACGGTGCTGGGCCCGGTGACCGAGGTCCAGGCCCACACCCCCACCCTCTTCCCGACGGTCACGGCCGTCGACACCTCCGACCCCATCGAGCGCGAAGTTCCCGACCACGCCGACATTCTCGGCTCGGCCGGTAACGGCGTGGCGTTCACCGCGTCCGTGCTCGCGGGCGTGGCCGCCGACGACGCCGAGTTCGACTTCGTGGTGCGGGGGACGCAGGGATGGTTGCGTCTGCGCGGCGGCACGCTGTTCGGCGTGCAGGGTGGCGACCTCACCCTCACCGCCAGTGTCCCGTTCGAGACCCCGGACTCCCCCGCCGTCCCGGACTCCGGCCCGGCCCTGAACGTGGCCGAGGTCTACACCCGCCTGGCCGCCGACCTGCGCACCGGCTCCCGCACCGCGCCCGGTTTCGCCCTCGCCGCGCGCAATTCCGCGCTCATCGAGGCCGTGGCCGAGGCCGGGCGCACCGGGAACCGTCAGATCGTCCCGGTGTAG
- a CDS encoding DUF6924 domain-containing protein, which yields MTSHEPAPARAEDLESRALSGVFSREMLGWKDDLSLRQQWPDPGRAPAPSREHQEDQAFLFRTDFSDDEAWAAMIDHIDRAWEDTGGTSVNLVDDPAHQDADPAALPGIGYYFVFDAHACRGEGFPLLVVSTDPEDDPSSFRATADSIPTLDANLSIGNVLFEELIDTTDDDGVYR from the coding sequence ATGACCAGTCACGAACCCGCGCCGGCGCGGGCCGAGGACCTCGAGAGCCGGGCCCTGTCCGGCGTCTTCTCCCGCGAGATGCTCGGCTGGAAGGACGACCTCAGCCTCCGGCAGCAGTGGCCCGACCCGGGCCGGGCCCCCGCTCCGTCGCGGGAACACCAGGAGGATCAGGCCTTCCTCTTCCGCACCGATTTCAGCGACGACGAGGCCTGGGCCGCCATGATCGACCACATCGACCGGGCTTGGGAGGACACGGGCGGCACGAGCGTCAACCTGGTGGACGACCCCGCGCACCAGGACGCGGATCCGGCCGCTCTGCCGGGGATCGGCTACTACTTCGTCTTCGACGCACACGCCTGCCGGGGCGAGGGTTTCCCGCTGCTCGTCGTCAGCACCGATCCCGAGGACGACCCGTCGTCGTTCCGGGCCACGGCCGACAGCATCCCCACGCTCGACGCCAATCTCAGCATCGGCAACGTGCTGTTCGAGGAACTGATCGACACGACCGACGACGACGGCGTCTACCGCTAG
- a CDS encoding helix-turn-helix domain-containing protein: MSRPGLPSRLLRSSSHLGWNGVRLEEYEDPFVTEAFHTRGESLTLVRVTTGRYRIESRAGGRWRADDYRPGSVGVTAPGHENVLRWRASAPVVMRSQHVHLDPALVPAGAASPDALSLDDPYVTASVQALATALDDEAPALYADAVAAALVAHLVHRVGARAVSPVRAGALSAGEVRLVVDFMHEHLSEDVTLEQLSALVGLSKFHFLRLFRSATGETPARFLAKVRLRQGARSLSMTPESVAAVAIRCGYRSAGQFAAAFRREYGCTPRAYRQQSRGI; this comes from the coding sequence ATGAGCCGACCCGGTCTGCCGTCCCGCCTTCTGCGTTCCAGCTCGCACCTGGGCTGGAACGGGGTCAGGCTGGAGGAGTACGAAGACCCTTTCGTCACCGAGGCCTTCCACACCCGCGGCGAATCCCTGACCCTGGTGCGCGTGACCACCGGCCGCTACCGGATCGAGAGCCGGGCCGGTGGCCGCTGGCGCGCTGACGACTACCGGCCCGGCTCGGTCGGCGTGACGGCTCCCGGTCACGAGAACGTCCTGCGCTGGCGGGCTTCCGCCCCGGTGGTGATGCGCTCGCAGCACGTTCACCTCGACCCCGCGCTCGTGCCCGCGGGGGCCGCGTCCCCCGACGCCCTGAGCCTGGACGATCCCTACGTGACGGCATCGGTGCAGGCCCTGGCGACGGCCCTCGACGACGAGGCGCCGGCCCTGTACGCGGACGCGGTGGCGGCAGCCCTGGTGGCGCACCTGGTGCACCGGGTCGGCGCTCGAGCGGTGAGCCCGGTGCGCGCCGGTGCTCTCAGCGCCGGTGAGGTGAGGCTCGTCGTCGACTTCATGCACGAGCATCTGTCCGAAGACGTCACGCTGGAACAGTTGTCGGCGCTGGTCGGGCTGAGCAAGTTCCACTTCCTGCGCCTGTTCCGCTCGGCCACCGGCGAGACCCCGGCCCGCTTCCTGGCGAAAGTGCGCCTGCGGCAGGGGGCACGGTCTTTGAGCATGACCCCGGAGAGCGTCGCGGCGGTGGCGATCCGGTGCGGCTACCGCAGTGCCGGTCAGTTCGCGGCGGCCTTCCGTCGCGAGTACGGCTGCACCCCACGGGCCTACCGGCAGCAATCCCGGGGGATCTGA
- a CDS encoding SDR family oxidoreductase, giving the protein MTDRVAIVTGGSGGIGRAVSERLAADGISVLVTFSGGSQRADDVVTAITDAGGRAVAARADVAEPAEVNALLDVAEAEFGGVDVVVNTAGIMRLSPLAQLSLDDLDAMYRVNVRGTFVVSQAAVQRLRSGGALINFSSSVVKLALPTYSAYVAGKAAVDGITRILAQEVRGRDITVNAVAPGPTATPLFLDGKPTEVVEHLAAQAPLERLGEPKDIAEAVSFLAGPARWVNGQVVYVNGGIV; this is encoded by the coding sequence ATGACGGATCGGGTCGCGATCGTCACCGGGGGTTCCGGTGGCATCGGGCGGGCGGTGAGCGAGCGCCTGGCCGCCGACGGAATCAGTGTGCTGGTGACCTTTTCCGGCGGTTCACAGCGTGCGGACGACGTGGTCACGGCGATCACGGACGCGGGCGGGCGCGCCGTGGCGGCCCGGGCGGACGTGGCCGAGCCGGCCGAGGTGAACGCGCTTCTCGATGTTGCCGAGGCCGAGTTCGGTGGTGTGGACGTGGTGGTGAACACCGCGGGGATCATGCGGCTGTCGCCGCTGGCACAGCTGTCGCTCGATGACCTGGACGCCATGTACCGGGTCAACGTCCGGGGCACGTTCGTGGTGAGTCAGGCTGCGGTGCAGCGTCTCCGGAGCGGTGGGGCACTGATCAACTTCTCGTCGTCGGTGGTGAAGCTGGCCCTGCCGACGTACTCGGCGTACGTGGCGGGCAAGGCCGCGGTGGACGGGATCACGCGGATCCTGGCGCAGGAGGTCCGGGGCCGCGACATCACCGTGAACGCGGTGGCGCCGGGCCCGACGGCCACCCCGCTGTTCCTCGACGGCAAGCCGACGGAGGTGGTCGAGCACCTGGCCGCCCAGGCGCCGCTGGAGCGCCTGGGGGAGCCGAAGGACATCGCCGAGGCCGTGTCGTTCCTGGCCGGACCGGCGCGGTGGGTCAACGGGCAGGTCGTCTACGTGAACGGAGGGATCGTCTGA
- a CDS encoding SDR family oxidoreductase — protein MMGVVIVTGASSGFGAMTAQALVEAGHTVYAGMRGLSGRNVTSAADFEKLAQGARAVELDVSSQESVDAAVARVMSEAGRVDVVVHNAGHMTLGPAEAFTVEQVASIYDTNVLSTHRLNRAVLPVFRGQRDGLLVWVGSTSARGGTPPYLGPYFAAKAAEDALAVSIAAEVSRFGIDSVIVVPGSFTSGTNHYAHAGTPDDAEVAGVYEAEYGEDVQKLLARQAQESPADADPGEVAREIVRVVGLPKGQRPFRLYVDPAQDGAEEIFRIGDRVRRDFYRNLGFGDLLKPV, from the coding sequence CTGATGGGTGTCGTCATCGTGACCGGGGCCTCGAGCGGTTTCGGGGCCATGACCGCGCAAGCGCTGGTGGAGGCCGGGCACACGGTCTACGCCGGGATGCGTGGCCTCTCCGGTCGTAACGTCACGTCGGCAGCCGATTTCGAGAAGCTGGCGCAAGGCGCGCGGGCGGTCGAGCTGGACGTGTCGTCACAGGAGTCGGTCGACGCGGCGGTGGCCCGGGTGATGTCGGAGGCGGGCCGGGTCGACGTGGTGGTGCACAACGCCGGGCACATGACGCTGGGCCCGGCCGAGGCGTTCACGGTCGAGCAGGTGGCCTCGATCTACGACACGAACGTGCTGTCAACACACCGCCTGAACCGGGCCGTGCTGCCGGTGTTCCGCGGTCAGCGTGACGGTCTGCTGGTCTGGGTCGGCTCGACGAGTGCGCGCGGGGGCACGCCGCCCTACCTGGGGCCGTACTTCGCGGCCAAGGCGGCGGAAGATGCACTGGCCGTGAGTATCGCGGCTGAGGTCTCGCGGTTCGGGATCGACTCGGTGATCGTGGTGCCGGGCTCCTTCACCTCCGGCACGAACCACTACGCCCACGCCGGCACGCCCGACGACGCCGAGGTGGCCGGGGTGTACGAGGCGGAGTACGGCGAGGACGTCCAGAAGCTGCTGGCCCGTCAGGCGCAGGAGTCGCCGGCCGACGCCGACCCGGGCGAGGTGGCCCGCGAGATCGTCCGCGTGGTGGGTCTTCCCAAGGGACAGAGGCCGTTCCGGCTGTACGTCGACCCGGCGCAGGACGGGGCCGAGGAGATCTTCCGTATCGGCGACCGGGTGCGGCGCGACTTCTACCGCAACCTCGGGTTCGGTGACCTGCTGAAGCCGGTGTGA
- a CDS encoding DUF6286 domain-containing protein, translated as MTASTNRAPAATGALEATATLLALLLGAVGVVAVRDSLVQAGVLTGTTWTGTVLEGLDGLGPQTWAVPAGAAVVVAGLVLLVVALRPRPRAGLALARAEGVFLRRRDVGRLAARSARDVAGVTAARARHRRSALRLTVVVDPGQPREPVETAVRSAVEERLRVLASPPRLRISTRAGGSR; from the coding sequence ATGACCGCATCGACGAACCGGGCCCCGGCCGCGACCGGCGCCCTGGAGGCCACCGCGACCTTGCTTGCGCTGCTCCTCGGGGCCGTCGGCGTGGTCGCGGTCCGCGACAGCCTGGTCCAGGCCGGCGTCCTGACCGGCACCACCTGGACCGGCACTGTGCTCGAGGGGCTCGACGGTCTGGGCCCGCAGACCTGGGCGGTACCGGCCGGAGCGGCCGTGGTCGTGGCCGGTCTGGTGCTCCTCGTCGTGGCGTTGCGTCCCCGTCCTCGGGCCGGGCTCGCCCTCGCCCGCGCCGAGGGCGTCTTCCTGCGCCGCCGGGACGTCGGGCGGCTGGCCGCCCGGTCGGCACGGGACGTCGCCGGGGTGACGGCCGCCCGGGCCCGCCACCGCCGTTCCGCGCTCAGGCTCACCGTCGTCGTGGACCCCGGGCAGCCCCGGGAGCCCGTCGAGACGGCCGTCCGCTCGGCGGTCGAGGAGCGTCTGCGGGTGCTCGCCTCGCCGCCCCGGCTGCGGATCTCGACCCGGGCCGGTGGTTCCCGATGA
- a CDS encoding Asp23/Gls24 family envelope stress response protein codes for MTETTLQRPVTPAAPRPDSAGRGHLTIADRVIEKTAARAAADIASVISSRSSLRHPVAGALPRADVRRNGRRVRVRVLIAVAWPASLPEVARAVRNHVSRQVQTLLDLPVEAVDVIVSRVVFESGTPDDEDRRVR; via the coding sequence GTGACTGAGACGACGCTGCAGCGGCCGGTCACCCCGGCCGCACCCCGGCCGGATTCCGCCGGGCGCGGTCACCTCACCATCGCCGACCGGGTGATCGAGAAGACCGCCGCTCGCGCCGCCGCGGACATCGCGTCGGTGATCTCGTCCCGCTCGTCCCTCCGGCACCCGGTCGCGGGCGCTCTGCCCCGGGCCGACGTGCGCAGGAACGGGCGCCGGGTCCGCGTCCGGGTGCTCATCGCCGTCGCCTGGCCCGCCTCGCTGCCCGAGGTCGCCCGCGCCGTGCGCAATCACGTGAGCCGCCAGGTGCAGACCCTGCTCGATCTGCCCGTCGAGGCGGTGGACGTCATCGTCTCCCGCGTCGTGTTCGAGTCCGGGACCCCGGACGACGAGGACCGGAGGGTCCGATGA
- a CDS encoding DUF2273 domain-containing protein produces MATSTIGLLAGLLLGVAAATGGFWGFLIAVVLGVAGYLVGGQYDREFDLNQLLPGRRRD; encoded by the coding sequence ATGGCTACCTCGACGATCGGTCTGCTCGCCGGCCTGCTGCTCGGAGTGGCAGCGGCCACGGGCGGCTTCTGGGGATTCCTCATCGCGGTGGTCCTCGGTGTCGCCGGCTACCTGGTCGGCGGGCAGTACGACCGCGAATTCGACCTGAACCAGCTCCTGCCGGGGCGTCGTCGTGACTGA
- a CDS encoding Asp23/Gls24 family envelope stress response protein — MAQTLESSSNNSPSSTSGTTPGVSTETALVTKQGRTSIADTVVAKIAGIAAREVSGVHSLGGGAARAVGALRERIPGSRTNHSQGVSVEVGEREAAVDIQLVAEYGVSIADLAGGIRRNVIGSLEGMTGLHVTEVNIEVQDIYLPQDDDDQDTPAVSRVQ; from the coding sequence ATGGCTCAGACCCTTGAGAGCAGCTCGAACAACAGCCCGTCCAGCACCTCCGGCACCACGCCCGGTGTGTCCACCGAGACCGCGCTGGTGACCAAGCAGGGCCGGACCTCCATCGCCGACACGGTGGTCGCCAAGATCGCCGGCATCGCCGCCCGCGAGGTCTCGGGCGTGCACTCCCTCGGCGGCGGGGCCGCCCGGGCCGTCGGCGCCCTGCGCGAGCGCATCCCCGGCAGCCGTACCAACCACTCGCAGGGCGTCTCCGTGGAGGTCGGCGAACGGGAGGCCGCCGTCGACATCCAGCTGGTCGCGGAGTACGGCGTGTCCATCGCGGACCTCGCCGGTGGTATCCGCCGCAACGTCATCGGCTCCCTCGAGGGAATGACCGGCCTGCACGTCACCGAGGTCAACATCGAGGTGCAGGACATCTACCTCCCGCAGGACGACGACGACCAGGACACTCCCGCCGTCTCCCGGGTGCAGTGA
- a CDS encoding RNA polymerase sigma factor translates to MHVQDMDGSSPDLPPGTSGRIRNSRAAVSFEERADDAELARRAGLGDREAFAEIFRRHGPALFRYALGMLEGNAADAEDAVQNAWTRVWLRIGTFRGEARLRTWLFAIAAREVLNQRRRRRPVPVGDDLLIAVAAPLDQEPEAHLDHEQLRQALTLALTELPWRQRESWILREMEGLSYDDIAGILGTTPTVVRGQLHRARTSLAARMEKWR, encoded by the coding sequence ATGCACGTGCAGGACATGGACGGCTCGTCGCCCGACCTACCTCCCGGGACCTCCGGGCGGATCCGGAACTCCCGGGCGGCAGTCTCTTTCGAGGAGCGGGCGGACGACGCCGAGCTGGCCCGGCGGGCCGGGCTGGGGGATCGGGAGGCGTTCGCCGAGATCTTCCGGCGCCACGGGCCGGCGCTGTTCCGTTACGCCCTGGGGATGCTCGAGGGGAACGCGGCCGACGCCGAGGATGCGGTGCAGAACGCCTGGACCCGGGTCTGGCTGCGGATCGGGACCTTTCGGGGTGAGGCCCGGCTGCGGACCTGGCTGTTCGCCATCGCCGCGCGCGAGGTGCTGAACCAGCGCCGAAGACGGCGGCCCGTGCCCGTCGGGGACGACCTGCTGATCGCCGTCGCGGCCCCGCTCGACCAGGAGCCGGAGGCACACCTGGACCATGAACAGTTGCGTCAGGCACTTACCCTGGCACTGACCGAACTGCCGTGGCGTCAGCGGGAGAGCTGGATCCTGCGGGAGATGGAAGGGCTCTCGTACGACGACATCGCGGGGATCCTCGGCACCACGCCCACCGTCGTGCGGGGCCAGTTGCACCGGGCCCGCACCAGCCTCGCCGCCAGAATGGAGAAGTGGAGATGA
- a CDS encoding MarR family winged helix-turn-helix transcriptional regulator: MEASDLSQALRLSISTFVRATRAQADALPASRSETLRELARSGPQPMAALAAGRGVSHQTVSRMVGELEQLGLVTRAPNPTDARGFLIAISPHGQAALDADQQARHHRISAAITTALTPSERQTLAQLPGLLDRLTEAMTG, from the coding sequence ATGGAAGCGAGCGACCTCAGCCAGGCATTGCGCCTCTCGATCAGCACCTTCGTGCGAGCCACCCGTGCCCAGGCCGACGCCCTCCCTGCGTCCCGGTCCGAAACCCTGCGTGAGCTCGCCCGGTCGGGGCCCCAGCCGATGGCCGCACTGGCCGCCGGGCGGGGCGTCAGCCACCAGACCGTCAGCCGCATGGTCGGGGAACTCGAGCAGCTCGGTCTCGTCACCCGCGCCCCCAACCCCACCGACGCCCGGGGATTCCTGATCGCGATCAGCCCGCACGGGCAGGCCGCACTCGACGCCGATCAGCAGGCCCGTCACCATCGGATCAGCGCCGCGATCACCACCGCGCTGACCCCCTCCGAGCGGCAGACCCTGGCGCAACTCCCCGGCCTGCTCGATCGGCTCACCGAGGCCATGACCGGCTGA
- a CDS encoding MBL fold metallo-hydrolase — MNLTKHAHATVTLEGVLVDPGAFTPNAPQLLAEASAVVITHEHVDHFAQDEVRAALAARPGLRLWGPAAVTAALGSGGEVSPHQLNTVTGGELFDIDGLPVRAFGGAHAPIHDGIEVPHNIGYLFGGSIFHPGDSYAVPDVEVETLLVPTSGPWSKAGEAIDFITAVAPRRTVQIHDVMLSAVGRTSFSRFLGEKGLTGTPMLSPAPGETVEA; from the coding sequence ATGAACCTGACCAAGCACGCTCATGCCACCGTGACCCTTGAAGGTGTCCTCGTCGACCCGGGCGCGTTCACCCCGAACGCCCCGCAGCTCCTGGCGGAGGCGAGCGCCGTCGTCATCACCCACGAGCACGTCGACCACTTCGCTCAGGACGAGGTGCGCGCGGCTCTCGCGGCCCGCCCCGGCCTGCGCCTGTGGGGTCCGGCGGCCGTGACGGCGGCCCTGGGGTCGGGCGGTGAGGTGTCCCCGCACCAGCTGAACACCGTGACCGGCGGTGAGCTGTTCGACATCGACGGGCTGCCGGTGCGGGCGTTCGGAGGGGCGCACGCGCCGATCCACGACGGTATCGAGGTTCCGCACAACATCGGGTACCTGTTCGGTGGGAGCATCTTTCACCCCGGCGACTCCTACGCGGTGCCGGACGTCGAGGTCGAGACGCTGCTCGTGCCGACCAGCGGTCCGTGGAGCAAGGCGGGGGAGGCCATCGACTTCATCACGGCCGTCGCTCCGCGGCGCACCGTGCAGATCCACGACGTCATGCTGAGCGCGGTGGGGCGCACGTCGTTCAGCCGGTTCCTCGGTGAGAAGGGCCTCACCGGAACGCCCATGCTCTCGCCCGCCCCGGGCGAGACCGTGGAGGCCTGA
- a CDS encoding helix-turn-helix domain-containing protein, with amino-acid sequence MNELGDFLRARRQGLDPATAGLPASGGRRRVNGLRREEVAQLASISPDFYARLEQGRRQASGAVLKALAQVLHLNDDERRYLFDLAGKDDDRAVAHGQAVRPELQRLLDDFSYVPAVVLGHFTDILGWNPLAAALFVDFGRYPPAQRNFLWLLMREPHFRSLYVHWEDMARGCVEQVRMEAAHRPGHPRLTGLVNELSDGDEDFRRWWRDHGVAAHALGTKAFRHPVVGELSLQWSNLVSAFEPDQQLVTLTAEAGTSSHLALRRLAARIA; translated from the coding sequence GTGAACGAACTGGGCGACTTCCTGCGGGCCCGGCGTCAGGGGCTGGACCCGGCGACGGCCGGCCTGCCGGCCTCCGGTGGGCGGCGCCGGGTGAACGGGCTGCGGCGTGAGGAGGTCGCACAGCTGGCCTCGATCAGCCCGGACTTCTACGCCCGCCTGGAGCAGGGCCGCCGTCAGGCCTCGGGTGCGGTGCTGAAGGCGCTGGCGCAGGTGCTGCACCTGAACGACGACGAGCGCCGCTACCTGTTCGACCTGGCCGGCAAGGACGACGACCGGGCCGTGGCGCACGGGCAGGCGGTGAGGCCCGAGTTACAGCGTCTGCTGGACGATTTCAGCTACGTCCCGGCGGTCGTCCTGGGTCACTTCACCGACATCCTGGGCTGGAACCCACTGGCCGCCGCGCTGTTCGTGGACTTCGGCCGGTATCCGCCCGCACAGCGCAACTTCCTGTGGCTGCTCATGCGCGAACCCCACTTCCGCAGCCTCTACGTGCACTGGGAGGACATGGCCCGGGGATGCGTGGAGCAGGTACGGATGGAGGCGGCCCACCGTCCCGGCCATCCGCGGCTGACCGGGCTCGTGAACGAGCTCTCCGACGGTGACGAGGACTTCCGGCGCTGGTGGCGCGATCACGGCGTGGCCGCCCATGCCCTGGGCACGAAGGCGTTCCGGCATCCGGTCGTCGGTGAACTGTCCCTCCAGTGGTCGAACCTGGTCAGCGCCTTCGAGCCCGACCAGCAGCTGGTGACCCTGACCGCGGAGGCGGGCACGTCGTCCCACCTGGCCCTGCGGCGCCTGGCGGCCCGGATCGCCTGA
- a CDS encoding alpha/beta hydrolase yields the protein MKTNVTFTSSGLKLAAVLFTPEEPTSTPWPGIVIGHPGGGVKEQSPSIYAERLAREGFAALVFDAAYQGESEGEPRSLEDPFQRAEDVKNAVSYLSTRDDIDPGRIGALGICASGGYVSFAAQTDLRIQAVATVSATDMGLARREGIGGTQTPEELRDLLRAANAARTAEARGADVVRTEWLPHELPADAPQDLQEVFEFYRTPRGFHPRAVQPWPLRNLDQLIQYSSWDLISLISPRPLLMIIGSDAHTGYLSRLAIERAGEPKELFVIEGATHYSLYDQDADVTRAVARMAEFFGKALSSSARP from the coding sequence ATGAAGACGAACGTGACGTTCACCAGCAGCGGCCTCAAGCTCGCGGCCGTCCTGTTCACCCCCGAGGAGCCGACCAGCACCCCATGGCCGGGCATCGTCATCGGTCATCCGGGCGGGGGCGTGAAGGAGCAGTCGCCCAGCATCTACGCCGAGCGCCTGGCCCGGGAGGGTTTCGCCGCCCTGGTCTTCGACGCCGCCTACCAGGGCGAGAGCGAGGGGGAGCCGCGCAGCCTGGAGGATCCGTTCCAGCGGGCCGAGGACGTCAAGAACGCCGTCAGCTACCTGAGCACCCGCGACGACATCGATCCCGGGCGGATCGGGGCGCTGGGTATCTGCGCCTCGGGTGGCTATGTGTCCTTCGCCGCGCAGACCGATCTGCGGATCCAGGCCGTGGCCACGGTCAGCGCCACGGACATGGGCCTGGCCCGGCGCGAGGGGATCGGCGGCACGCAGACGCCCGAGGAACTGCGGGACCTGCTGCGCGCGGCCAACGCCGCGCGCACGGCCGAGGCGCGGGGTGCGGACGTGGTGCGCACCGAGTGGCTGCCGCATGAGCTGCCCGCGGACGCCCCTCAGGATCTGCAGGAGGTCTTCGAGTTCTACCGCACTCCGCGCGGTTTCCACCCGCGCGCGGTGCAGCCCTGGCCGCTGCGGAACTTGGACCAGCTGATCCAGTACAGCTCCTGGGACCTGATCTCGCTGATCTCGCCCCGTCCGCTGCTGATGATCATCGGGTCGGACGCGCACACGGGCTATCTGAGCCGGCTGGCGATCGAGCGGGCGGGTGAGCCCAAGGAGCTGTTCGTGATCGAGGGTGCCACGCACTACAGCCTTTACGACCAGGACGCGGACGTCACCCGGGCGGTCGCGCGGATGGCCGAGTTCTTCGGCAAGGCCCTGAGTTCCTCGGCGAGGCCCTGA
- a CDS encoding mycofactocin-coupled SDR family oxidoreductase, whose amino-acid sequence MGKLDGKVAFITGAARGQGRSHAIRLAQEGADIIAIDILEQLDTIDYPGATPADMEETVKAVEALDRRIVFKQGDVRDIETVKAVYQAGVADLGPVDIVLANHGIAQLGSAEPDPVKTFREVVDINLVGVWNTVWVCAHDMIERGQGGSIVLTSSTQGLTGRGSDGSAGALGYAAAKHGVVGLMRSFANWLGPHNIRVNTVHPTGVETPMVMNEVIGKYIADNPEAAKMTANLMPVDLIQPVDISNAVLFLVSDDGRYVSGVTLPVDAGFLVR is encoded by the coding sequence ATGGGAAAGCTCGACGGCAAGGTCGCTTTCATCACCGGCGCGGCCCGGGGACAGGGCCGTAGCCACGCGATCCGCCTGGCCCAGGAGGGCGCGGACATCATCGCGATCGACATCCTCGAGCAGCTCGACACCATCGACTACCCGGGGGCGACTCCCGCCGACATGGAGGAGACCGTCAAGGCGGTGGAGGCCCTCGACCGCCGGATCGTGTTCAAGCAGGGCGACGTCCGTGACATCGAGACGGTCAAGGCGGTGTACCAGGCCGGCGTCGCGGACCTCGGGCCGGTCGACATCGTGCTGGCCAACCACGGCATCGCCCAGCTCGGCAGCGCCGAGCCGGACCCGGTCAAGACCTTCCGCGAGGTCGTCGACATCAACCTCGTCGGGGTCTGGAACACGGTCTGGGTGTGCGCCCACGACATGATCGAGCGGGGCCAGGGCGGCTCGATCGTGCTCACCAGCTCCACCCAGGGCCTGACCGGCCGTGGTTCCGACGGCTCGGCCGGGGCCCTCGGCTACGCGGCGGCGAAGCACGGGGTGGTCGGCCTCATGCGCAGTTTCGCGAACTGGCTCGGCCCGCACAACATCCGGGTCAACACCGTGCACCCCACCGGCGTCGAGACCCCGATGGTGATGAACGAGGTCATCGGCAAGTACATCGCCGACAACCCCGAGGCCGCGAAGATGACGGCCAACCTGATGCCCGTCGACCTGATTCAGCCCGTCGACATCAGCAACGCCGTCCTCTTCCTGGTGAGCGACGACGGCCGCTACGTCTCCGGCGTGACCCTGCCCGTGGACGCCGGTTTCCTGGTGCGCTGA